In 'Nostoc azollae' 0708, the following are encoded in one genomic region:
- the purS gene encoding phosphoribosylformylglycinamidine synthase subunit PurS, with protein MQRKYLAKIFVTVRPSVLDPAGVAVQSGLKQMGYDNVEQVRIGKYIEVTIISPDEPKARQDLNQMCEQMLANPVIENYRFDLIEVESQTGVF; from the coding sequence GTGCAAAGAAAATATTTAGCTAAGATTTTCGTCACGGTTCGGCCTTCAGTCTTAGACCCTGCTGGTGTGGCTGTACAATCTGGCCTCAAACAAATGGGATACGACAACGTGGAACAGGTACGTATTGGTAAGTACATTGAAGTCACTATCATCTCACCTGATGAGCCAAAAGCACGTCAAGACCTGAACCAAATGTGTGAGCAAATGTTAGCAAATCCAGTGATAGAAAATTATCGCTTTGATTTGATTGAAGTGGAATCACAAACGGGAGTGTTCTGA
- a CDS encoding Fur family transcriptional regulator, whose product MRAIRTRSQDRILNLLKNIKQGISAQDLYIELRNHSQSMGLATVYRSLEALKLEGKVQVRTLANGEALYSLTQQDKHHLTCLQCGLSIPIHQCPVHQLENELKSSHKFKVFYHTLEFFGLCSQCQEISQGIGDR is encoded by the coding sequence ATGAGAGCTATACGCACCCGCAGTCAAGACCGCATTTTGAACCTTTTAAAAAATATTAAACAAGGCATTTCCGCACAGGATCTCTACATAGAACTACGTAATCATAGTCAGAGTATGGGTTTAGCAACAGTTTACCGTTCACTAGAAGCCCTCAAACTTGAAGGTAAAGTACAAGTACGGACTTTGGCTAACGGTGAAGCCCTCTATAGCTTAACCCAGCAGGATAAACATCACCTCACTTGCTTACAATGCGGTCTTTCCATACCCATTCATCAATGTCCAGTCCATCAACTGGAAAACGAGTTAAAATCCAGTCACAAATTTAAAGTTTTTTACCACACCTTAGAATTCTTTGGCTTATGCAGTCAGTGTCAAGAAATTAGTCAGGGAATAGGTGACAGGTAG
- a CDS encoding transposase family protein, giving the protein MSLFREQQEKFHNNKMFEGDKAYQGGKNISTPYKKPRKGELTLESKAGNKEFSTKDIFAEQVITLVNIFRAPQQGLPLNSRIHSQVILTICGLVTLGTG; this is encoded by the coding sequence ATTAGCTTATTTCGAGAGCAACAAGAAAAGTTCCATAACAACAAAATGTTTGAAGGAGATAAAGCATATCAAGGAGGAAAGAATATTAGCACACCTTATAAGAAACCACGTAAAGGAGAATTAACCTTAGAATCAAAGGCAGGAAACAAAGAGTTTTCCACCAAGGATATTTTTGCTGAACAAGTCATTACACTTGTAAACATATTCCGGGCACCTCAACAAGGACTTCCCCTGAATTCCCGAATTCACTCGCAAGTAATTCTTACTATTTGTGGTTTAGTCACATTAGGAACTGGTTAA
- a CDS encoding tocopherol cyclase family protein yields the protein MFSIPENFLNSIQTPHSGYHWDGSSRRFFEGWYYRVTLPDIGQTFAFMYSIQDPIGGKPYSGGAAQVLGPEDEYLCRTFPDVNKFWASRDMLALGHWGKTNLQVTPFYLLPSEFEHHIQQGYQATDTLNQGIISDPATGNYCRWQYEIKPIYGWGNQNSIQQSTAGCLSFLQIFEPGWQILMAHGLASGFIDWNGKIYEFINVPAYGEKNWGGAFPQKWFWLNCNYFDDTPDLALTAGGGKRGVLWWMESVAMIGIHYQGKFYEFVPWNSQVNWDIQSWGRWQMQAKNSNYEVEFRGITNLSGTLLRAPTNQGFTFCCRDTMEGKLDLELRELTGSKSKILLKTQSNLCGLEIGGDGWENIWQSS from the coding sequence ATGTTTAGTATTCCCGAAAATTTCCTCAACTCAATCCAAACACCCCATAGTGGCTACCATTGGGATGGTAGCAGTCGGCGTTTTTTTGAAGGTTGGTATTATAGAGTTACATTACCCGATATAGGGCAAACCTTTGCCTTCATGTACTCCATTCAAGATCCCATTGGTGGTAAACCTTACAGTGGTGGTGCAGCCCAAGTTCTTGGACCAGAAGATGAATATCTATGTCGTACTTTTCCCGATGTCAATAAATTTTGGGCAAGTCGAGATATGTTGGCATTAGGACATTGGGGTAAAACCAATTTACAAGTTACCCCCTTCTATCTCCTTCCTAGCGAATTTGAACATCATATTCAACAAGGCTATCAAGCTACAGACACTTTAAATCAAGGCATAATTAGCGACCCAGCCACAGGTAATTATTGCCGTTGGCAGTATGAAATTAAACCAATTTACGGTTGGGGTAATCAAAATAGCATTCAGCAATCAACCGCTGGTTGCTTATCATTTTTGCAGATATTTGAACCTGGATGGCAAATTTTGATGGCTCATGGTTTAGCTTCCGGTTTCATAGACTGGAATGGTAAAATTTACGAATTTATCAACGTCCCTGCCTACGGAGAAAAAAATTGGGGTGGTGCTTTTCCCCAAAAGTGGTTTTGGCTAAATTGTAATTATTTTGACGATACACCCGACTTAGCTTTAACTGCTGGTGGAGGAAAACGTGGTGTATTGTGGTGGATGGAATCTGTAGCCATGATTGGCATACACTACCAAGGCAAGTTTTATGAATTCGTTCCCTGGAACTCACAGGTAAACTGGGACATTCAATCTTGGGGAAGATGGCAAATGCAAGCTAAAAACTCTAATTATGAAGTGGAATTCAGAGGAATCACTAACTTATCAGGTACACTCTTACGCGCACCAACCAACCAAGGTTTCACATTTTGTTGCCGAGACACCATGGAGGGAAAACTAGATTTAGAATTGCGAGAATTAACTGGGAGCAAATCTAAAATTCTTCTTAAGACACAAAGTAATCTGTGTGGATTGGAAATAGGCGGTGATGGTTGGGAGAACATTTGGCAGTCTTCCTGA
- a CDS encoding YdcF family protein — MFLYLSKLLPRFFYPLDLACVSLIVALVSLWKRPKIAAMAISLSLTLLLVCGNAWVAKNLVRSLEWQNIPLAEIPQAEAIVVLGGATKSGVWPRPTVDLSESGDRVIYAAQLYRQKKAPIIVLSGGRIDWRGSASQESTDMAAILTSIGIPSEAIIQEPDSLNTYQNAVNVKETLENRGIKKVLLVTSAMHTPRALKIFQRQGIDVIPAPTDFLVSQGELQELTSSPKGAILNLLPDTTNLYQFTNALKEYIGSVIYSLRGWL, encoded by the coding sequence ATGTTTCTATATCTTTCTAAATTATTGCCTCGGTTTTTTTATCCTCTGGATTTAGCCTGTGTTAGTTTAATAGTTGCTTTAGTGAGTTTGTGGAAACGACCAAAGATTGCGGCGATGGCAATTTCTCTATCTTTAACTTTATTGCTGGTTTGTGGTAATGCTTGGGTGGCTAAAAATCTTGTGCGATCGCTAGAATGGCAAAATATCCCATTGGCTGAAATACCGCAAGCAGAAGCTATTGTGGTTTTAGGTGGTGCGACTAAATCAGGTGTCTGGCCTCGTCCCACTGTTGATTTAAGTGAATCTGGCGATCGTGTTATTTATGCAGCTCAACTCTATCGCCAAAAAAAAGCGCCTATAATTGTCTTGAGTGGTGGTCGTATAGATTGGCGTGGTAGTGCTTCTCAAGAATCTACTGATATGGCTGCCATTTTGACATCTATTGGTATTCCTTCCGAGGCGATTATTCAAGAACCCGATTCTTTAAATACCTATCAAAATGCGGTAAATGTCAAAGAAACCCTCGAAAATCGCGGAATTAAAAAAGTATTGTTAGTAACATCAGCCATGCACACACCGCGAGCGCTCAAAATATTCCAGCGTCAAGGTATTGATGTTATTCCTGCACCCACAGACTTTCTAGTTAGCCAAGGAGAACTTCAGGAACTTACCAGCAGTCCCAAAGGCGCTATACTGAATTTATTACCAGATACCACTAATTTGTATCAATTCACCAACGCTTTAAAAGAATATATTGGCAGTGTTATTTATAGTTTACGGGGTTGGTTGTAA
- a CDS encoding AAA family ATPase, which produces MTETNLPDLIQQMLKPGFYSHPVTEPIELIQTHVSYVLLTGDYAYKLKKPVNFGFLDYSTLERRQHFCHQELRLNERGAGELYLEVLPVTLEGEKYHLGGTGEAVEYALKMRQFPQEALFSELLAQNKLNETDLEELGRLVAEYHAQAQTNDHIRSFGEVSQVRLAIDENYEQTLKYIGAPQTQERFAQTKAYTDNFFDQRPELFVIRIVNNYIRECHGDLHLRNIARWHDKIMVFDCIEFNEPFRFVDVMYDVAFTVMDIEAKGRKDLGNAFLNTYAEQTGDWEGLQVLPLYLSRQAYVRAKVTSFLLDDPNLPASVKEEAGKTASAYYCQAWDYTIPKQGQVILMSGLSGSGKSTTARYLARKLGAVHLRSDAVRKHLAGIPLLERGGDKIYTPEMTQKTYNRLLTLGISLANQGWCVILDAKYDRQHLRQEVITQTQQNQLPLQIIHCTAPIEVLQERLVNRTGDIADATADLLVSQIKQAEPFTNQEQPYLKILDTTQSLEAQL; this is translated from the coding sequence ATGACAGAGACCAATCTTCCAGATTTAATTCAGCAAATGTTAAAACCTGGATTCTATTCTCATCCAGTCACAGAACCTATTGAATTAATACAAACTCACGTTTCTTATGTGCTACTAACTGGGGATTATGCATACAAACTGAAAAAACCTGTAAATTTTGGCTTTTTAGACTACTCCACCTTAGAAAGGCGACAACATTTTTGTCACCAAGAGTTACGCTTAAATGAACGAGGAGCAGGTGAACTATACTTGGAAGTTTTACCTGTGACTTTAGAAGGAGAAAAATATCATTTAGGAGGTACAGGAGAGGCAGTCGAATATGCCCTGAAAATGCGGCAATTTCCCCAAGAAGCCCTCTTCAGTGAACTTCTTGCCCAAAACAAATTAAATGAGACTGATTTGGAAGAATTGGGACGATTGGTAGCTGAATATCATGCTCAAGCCCAGACAAATGATCACATCCGGAGCTTTGGTGAAGTATCACAAGTGCGGTTGGCTATTGATGAAAATTACGAACAAACCCTAAAGTATATTGGTGCTCCTCAGACACAGGAACGCTTTGCACAAACAAAAGCATATACAGATAACTTTTTTGACCAACGTCCAGAATTATTTGTTATTAGAATTGTCAATAACTATATTCGTGAATGTCATGGGGATTTACACCTGAGAAATATTGCTCGATGGCACGACAAAATTATGGTGTTTGACTGCATAGAGTTCAATGAGCCATTTCGCTTTGTGGATGTCATGTATGATGTGGCATTTACGGTAATGGATATAGAAGCAAAAGGCCGAAAAGATTTAGGTAATGCCTTTTTGAATACTTATGCAGAACAAACTGGTGATTGGGAAGGTTTACAGGTTTTACCTTTGTATTTAAGCCGTCAAGCCTATGTCCGGGCTAAAGTGACTTCGTTTTTATTAGATGATCCAAATTTACCCGCGAGTGTGAAGGAAGAAGCAGGAAAGACTGCATCTGCGTATTATTGCCAAGCATGGGATTATACTATACCTAAGCAGGGTCAAGTGATTTTGATGTCAGGGTTATCTGGTTCTGGTAAAAGTACAACAGCTAGATATTTGGCTCGGAAATTAGGTGCAGTTCATCTCCGTTCTGATGCCGTCAGAAAACATTTGGCTGGTATTCCTCTGCTAGAACGTGGTGGTGATAAAATATATACGCCAGAGATGACACAGAAGACTTATAACAGGTTGTTGACATTAGGGATTTCACTTGCTAATCAAGGTTGGTGTGTAATTTTAGATGCTAAGTATGATCGTCAACATTTGCGACAGGAGGTGATAACACAAACACAACAAAATCAATTACCTTTACAGATTATCCACTGCACTGCACCAATAGAAGTATTACAAGAGCGTCTTGTTAACCGTACTGGTGATATTGCTGATGCTACTGCGGATTTATTGGTATCTCAAATTAAACAAGCTGAACCTTTTACAAATCAGGAACAACCATACCTGAAAATATTGGATACGACTCAATCATTGGAAGCACAATTATAG
- the rplY gene encoding 50S ribosomal protein L25, whose translation MAIAVESQKRPEGSKPKALRRSGLIPANLYGHKGTESISLVVDAKVVERLLKQAAPNKTEIELNIPELEWSGKTVLREVQIHPAKGTPYHLSFFVTKA comes from the coding sequence ATGGCGATCGCAGTAGAATCTCAAAAACGTCCAGAAGGTAGCAAACCCAAAGCTTTACGCCGTTCTGGTTTAATTCCCGCTAATTTGTACGGTCACAAAGGCACAGAATCAATTTCTTTAGTAGTTGATGCCAAAGTGGTTGAACGTTTACTCAAACAAGCAGCTCCCAATAAGACTGAGATTGAACTCAATATTCCTGAACTTGAGTGGAGTGGTAAAACTGTACTCCGCGAAGTCCAGATTCATCCAGCGAAGGGAACACCTTATCACCTGAGTTTTTTCGTTACTAAAGCCTAA
- a CDS encoding PP2C family protein-serine/threonine phosphatase yields the protein MISTQHIINCSNPDCEQPINNIGERLCKSCQTPLVYRYLWATGTMAEQITPGTKIADRYEVITQKIWLDTQPGLPPNIPLELPSEVIPYLKLYPEQLHIPQPYGFTNSSISDINDILLLENAPIDTAGNLYPIITEVWEEARAVRQAYWLWQILQLWTRLLELRVAASLLSPDNLRVQGWSIRLLELHQTMENLTLQDLGQSWQSWVLVAKAEIAPGIGKIIQQMCQDGADLQTVANQLNQLLLASAAELPLLLTVAGVTDTGPMMKHNEDACYPSNSSHFTDKHLNPHLSIVCDGIGGHEGGEVASQLAVQSLKLQTRALLNNVAEQTEILPPDLLKQQLEASLRVVNNMIWSRNDEQNRQGRERMATSLVMAIQLPQRIVTNSGWESENTHELYLANIGDSRAYWITANYCQLLTIDDDIATREVCFGQSLYRQVMQTDHANALTQALGTKEAEFLNFSIKRLILEEDGILLLCSDGLSDHQWVEKTWQNYAVPVLTGKLTVEDAAHHWVKLANKKNGQDNISVVLTLCRISQAYLVPVTPTPLVVEPTETEELAITAAEGETSELEISTVESLAESSQALLNLDLTEKPALNPVKETSRSQLVVLLGGFLALVMGSTGLGLFAWWQLEPESLRRVCRQLPQQMQQFCPEPE from the coding sequence ATGATTTCTACTCAACATATCATTAATTGCTCAAATCCAGATTGTGAACAACCGATTAACAATATAGGCGAGCGCTTATGTAAAAGTTGTCAAACGCCCCTAGTTTACCGGTATCTTTGGGCTACTGGTACAATGGCAGAACAAATTACACCAGGAACAAAGATAGCAGATAGATATGAAGTAATTACTCAAAAGATATGGCTGGATACGCAACCGGGATTACCACCAAATATCCCTTTAGAATTGCCATCAGAAGTTATTCCTTACCTCAAATTATATCCAGAACAGTTACACATTCCTCAACCCTACGGATTTACTAATTCCTCCATATCTGATATAAATGATATTCTGCTGTTAGAAAATGCGCCCATAGATACCGCAGGAAATCTCTACCCAATTATTACCGAAGTTTGGGAAGAAGCAAGAGCAGTTAGACAAGCGTACTGGCTATGGCAAATTCTCCAATTGTGGACACGTTTATTAGAATTACGAGTAGCAGCAAGTTTGCTATCACCAGATAATTTGCGTGTTCAAGGTTGGTCTATCCGTCTGTTAGAACTGCACCAAACAATGGAAAATCTTACCTTACAGGATTTGGGTCAATCTTGGCAGTCGTGGGTACTAGTTGCAAAAGCAGAAATAGCCCCAGGGATAGGTAAGATTATTCAGCAGATGTGCCAGGATGGAGCAGATTTACAAACAGTTGCCAATCAACTCAATCAATTATTACTAGCATCAGCAGCAGAGTTACCCCTATTGTTGACAGTCGCAGGAGTAACAGATACAGGTCCTATGATGAAACACAATGAGGATGCCTGCTATCCCAGTAACTCGAGTCACTTCACAGATAAGCATTTAAACCCACATCTATCAATTGTTTGTGATGGTATAGGTGGCCATGAAGGTGGAGAAGTGGCCAGTCAGTTAGCAGTACAGTCTCTGAAACTACAAACCCGTGCCTTGTTAAACAATGTGGCAGAACAAACAGAAATTCTTCCTCCAGACTTGTTAAAGCAACAACTAGAAGCCAGCTTGCGGGTAGTCAATAATATGATTTGGTCTCGCAATGACGAACAAAACCGTCAAGGTAGAGAACGCATGGCAACAAGTTTAGTCATGGCGATACAATTACCCCAACGAATAGTCACAAATTCAGGGTGGGAGTCAGAAAATACCCATGAACTTTATTTAGCCAATATTGGTGATAGTCGTGCTTACTGGATAACTGCCAATTATTGCCAGTTATTGACAATAGATGATGATATAGCTACGCGGGAAGTTTGCTTTGGTCAAAGTTTGTATCGCCAAGTAATGCAAACTGATCATGCTAATGCTCTCACCCAAGCGTTAGGTACAAAAGAAGCTGAGTTTCTCAACTTTTCTATTAAACGCTTGATTTTGGAAGAAGACGGAATTTTATTATTGTGTTCCGATGGTTTAAGTGATCATCAGTGGGTAGAAAAAACTTGGCAAAATTATGCTGTGCCAGTTTTAACAGGTAAATTGACTGTGGAAGATGCTGCCCATCACTGGGTCAAGCTGGCAAATAAAAAAAATGGTCAAGATAATATATCTGTTGTTCTCACTCTATGTCGCATATCCCAAGCTTATTTAGTTCCTGTTACACCCACACCACTGGTAGTAGAACCTACGGAAACAGAGGAACTAGCAATCACTGCAGCGGAGGGAGAAACTTCGGAACTGGAAATATCAACTGTAGAATCATTGGCGGAAAGTTCTCAAGCTTTATTGAATTTAGATTTGACAGAAAAACCAGCCCTAAATCCAGTTAAAGAAACCAGTCGGAGTCAATTGGTAGTCCTCTTAGGAGGATTTTTGGCTTTGGTGATGGGAAGTACAGGTTTGGGTTTATTTGCTTGGTGGCAGCTTGAACCAGAGTCTCTTAGGCGGGTTTGTCGGCAACTTCCCCAACAAATGCAGCAATTCTGCCCAGAACCCGAATAA
- a CDS encoding YdcF family protein produces MSFILPLLVWWGYKEVQNQLLHPQAVLVLGGSTRRLEREKFTANFANKHPNIPIWISGGSPPRYTKEVFTKSGVDPRRLHLDYEAVDTLTNFTTLVDDLQARGIKSVYLITSDFHMRRACVIGEIVLGSRGIEFKAISVPSEQGSEPIEKSIRDGARAILWVATGYTGAQKAKKNH; encoded by the coding sequence ATGTCTTTTATCCTACCCTTATTAGTCTGGTGGGGATATAAGGAAGTGCAAAACCAATTATTACATCCACAAGCTGTGTTAGTTTTGGGTGGTTCTACTAGACGTTTAGAAAGGGAGAAGTTTACAGCCAATTTTGCTAATAAGCATCCAAATATACCAATATGGATTAGTGGTGGCAGTCCACCTAGATATACAAAAGAAGTATTTACCAAATCTGGAGTTGATCCCAGACGATTACATTTAGATTATGAAGCTGTAGATACACTGACTAATTTTACTACGTTGGTAGATGATTTGCAAGCACGCGGCATTAAAAGCGTTTATTTAATTACTTCTGATTTTCATATGCGCCGTGCTTGTGTGATTGGCGAGATTGTTTTAGGGAGTCGAGGTATTGAGTTCAAAGCCATATCAGTGCCCTCTGAACAAGGATCAGAACCAATTGAAAAATCTATCCGTGATGGAGCTAGAGCTATTTTGTGGGTAGCAACTGGTTACACAGGAGCCCAGAAGGCTAAAAAGAACCATTAA
- a CDS encoding ferredoxin-thioredoxin reductase variable chain, with the protein MVVEQQKLSVSNVMKVGDRVRVKESVVVYHHPEHRGQAFDLKGTEGEISAIVTQWQGRPVSANLPVLVEFSKKFKAHLREGELEII; encoded by the coding sequence ATGGTTGTGGAACAGCAAAAGTTAAGTGTAAGTAATGTTATGAAAGTTGGCGATCGCGTCCGTGTTAAAGAATCGGTAGTAGTTTATCATCATCCTGAACATCGCGGTCAAGCTTTTGACCTCAAAGGCACAGAAGGCGAAATTTCTGCTATTGTCACCCAATGGCAAGGCAGACCTGTAAGTGCTAATTTGCCGGTGCTAGTTGAGTTTAGTAAAAAATTTAAAGCTCATTTACGTGAGGGTGAATTAGAAATAATTTAA
- a CDS encoding transposase family protein translates to MRKIPTLEVLGLHFGIWKTEAKDTFHYWLEILPNVLLASLLKQLEKHDRDYAMAIELLTEFHLIVDSMEQPRARSSDNQEQKKYFSGKKKEAGHIL, encoded by the coding sequence TTGAGGAAAATACCAACACTTGAGGTTTTAGGTCTGCATTTCGGTATATGGAAAACGGAAGCAAAGGACACATTTCATTACTGGCTAGAGATATTACCAAATGTTTTGCTTGCTAGTCTCCTTAAACAGCTAGAAAAACATGATAGGGATTATGCCATGGCGATAGAACTATTGACGGAGTTTCACTTAATAGTCGACAGCATGGAACAGCCACGAGCAAGGTCTTCAGATAATCAGGAGCAAAAAAAGTATTTTTCAGGTAAGAAGAAAGAAGCAGGACACATTTTGTGA
- the purQ gene encoding phosphoribosylformylglycinamidine synthase subunit PurQ: MKFGVLVFPGSNCDRDVAYVTRDLLGQPTRMVWHQETDISDLDVVIIPGGFSYGDYLRCGAIARFSPVMQQVIEHSQQGRFIIGICNGFQVLTEAGLLPGVLARNQDLHFICDRTPLKVERNNLPWTQGYAQGEVITLPIAHGEGRYYADEKTLSEIEDNGQVLFRYHGENPNGSLNNIAGICNRQGNVLGMMPHPERAADSVLGNSDGLKLFQSLLGKAAVLV; encoded by the coding sequence ATGAAATTCGGTGTTTTAGTTTTTCCAGGGTCTAACTGTGACCGTGATGTTGCTTATGTTACTAGAGATTTGCTAGGACAACCAACACGCATGGTTTGGCATCAAGAGACTGATATTAGTGATTTAGATGTGGTGATTATTCCTGGTGGCTTTAGCTACGGCGATTATTTGCGTTGTGGAGCGATAGCACGCTTTTCCCCTGTAATGCAACAAGTAATTGAGCATTCACAACAAGGCAGATTTATCATCGGTATTTGTAATGGATTCCAAGTATTAACTGAAGCCGGATTATTACCTGGTGTATTAGCAAGGAATCAGGATTTGCATTTTATTTGCGATCGCACTCCCTTAAAAGTTGAGCGTAATAATTTACCTTGGACACAAGGTTATGCACAAGGGGAAGTTATCACTTTACCCATTGCTCATGGAGAAGGGCGATATTACGCTGATGAGAAAACCTTATCAGAAATTGAAGATAACGGACAAGTATTATTTCGTTACCACGGTGAAAACCCCAACGGTTCATTAAATAACATTGCGGGGATTTGTAATCGTCAAGGCAACGTTTTAGGTATGATGCCACACCCAGAAAGAGCAGCAGATAGCGTATTAGGAAATAGCGATGGTCTGAAGTTATTTCAAAGTTTGTTGGGTAAGGCAGCAGTTTTAGTTTAA
- a CDS encoding adenylosuccinate synthase: protein MANVIVIGAQWGDEGKGKITDLLSRSADVVVRYQGGVNAGHTIVVQGQTFKLHLIPSGILYPDTECIIGCGTVIDPQVLIKELEQLEQLNISTDNLLISQTAHVTMPYHRLIDKAAEEKRGNHKIGTTGRGIGPTYADKSERIGIRILDLMDPIGLHEQLEWTINYKNTILEKLYNLPPLDPQEVIAEYLKYAERLRPFVVDTSLKIYDAVQKRRNILFEGAQGTLLDLDHGTYPYVTSSNPVAGGACVGTGLGPTMIDRVIGVSKAYTTRVGEGPFPTELHGEVGDMLGDRGAEFGTTTGRKRRCGWFDAVIGRYAVRINGMDCMALTKLDVLDELEEIQVCVAYEIDGQRCEHFPTSARQFARCRPIYKTVPGWQLPTTECRTLEDLPQQALDYLKFLAELMEVPIAIISLGASRDQTIIVEDPIHGPKRALLQADGTPVSV, encoded by the coding sequence TTGGCTAACGTCATTGTCATAGGCGCTCAATGGGGCGATGAAGGAAAAGGTAAAATAACTGACTTACTCAGCCGCTCCGCAGACGTGGTGGTACGTTACCAGGGGGGAGTTAACGCTGGACACACAATAGTAGTCCAAGGTCAGACATTTAAGCTGCACTTAATTCCCTCTGGTATATTGTATCCAGATACTGAGTGTATTATCGGCTGTGGGACAGTCATAGATCCACAGGTATTGATAAAAGAACTCGAGCAACTAGAACAACTAAATATTTCTACGGACAATCTGCTGATATCTCAGACTGCTCATGTTACTATGCCCTATCACCGACTAATTGACAAGGCAGCAGAAGAAAAACGGGGCAATCATAAAATCGGTACGACTGGTAGAGGAATTGGCCCTACCTACGCTGATAAATCAGAACGGATAGGCATTAGGATTTTAGACCTGATGGATCCTATCGGATTACATGAACAGCTGGAATGGACTATAAATTATAAGAACACCATTTTAGAAAAGCTGTATAATCTCCCGCCCCTTGATCCCCAAGAAGTCATTGCAGAGTATTTAAAGTATGCAGAAAGGTTACGTCCTTTTGTAGTAGATACATCATTAAAAATATATGATGCAGTGCAGAAACGACGTAACATTTTGTTTGAAGGCGCACAGGGAACACTGCTGGACTTGGATCATGGGACTTATCCCTATGTCACCTCATCTAATCCTGTAGCTGGGGGTGCTTGCGTCGGCACTGGTCTTGGACCGACAATGATAGACCGGGTGATTGGTGTATCCAAAGCGTACACCACTAGAGTAGGTGAAGGACCATTCCCCACAGAATTGCATGGGGAAGTGGGAGATATGTTGGGCGATCGCGGTGCAGAATTTGGCACAACGACAGGTAGAAAGCGCCGTTGTGGTTGGTTTGATGCAGTCATTGGGCGTTATGCAGTCCGTATTAACGGCATGGATTGTATGGCACTGACCAAACTAGATGTACTAGATGAGCTAGAAGAAATCCAAGTTTGTGTAGCTTATGAAATAGATGGCCAACGCTGTGAACACTTCCCCACCAGCGCCCGTCAGTTTGCCCGTTGTCGTCCCATCTACAAAACCGTACCAGGATGGCAACTACCAACAACCGAATGCCGTACCTTGGAAGACTTACCACAGCAAGCACTAGACTATCTAAAATTCTTAGCAGAACTGATGGAAGTCCCGATTGCGATCATTTCCTTGGGAGCAAGTCGTGATCAAACTATCATTGTTGAAGATCCTATTCACGGACCCAAACGCGCTCTCTTGCAAGCAGACGGTACACCGGTTTCTGTTTAG